One stretch of Narcine bancroftii isolate sNarBan1 chromosome 8, sNarBan1.hap1, whole genome shotgun sequence DNA includes these proteins:
- the LOC138742023 gene encoding LOW QUALITY PROTEIN: mucin-2-like (The sequence of the model RefSeq protein was modified relative to this genomic sequence to represent the inferred CDS: inserted 2 bases in 1 codon; deleted 1 base in 1 codon), with protein sequence MLPSTTCPLPHSFYHTPPHTNLHHTPSHTRPHTTPPPTTSLHSKLNSPHTSPTLTRSKHTPSTRPLTTLPSLYSFYHTHSHHTPTHQMPPTTLPSLHSFNHTPWHHTFTTRPPTTCPSPKSFTLPHTTLPSKTLPHTPHTRTHTLPFHSLHHTTSPTLPHTIHTPSTVPSTTQPSPNSFYHTPPHTKLHDIPSPTLPLTTCTPTTVPPTTHPSSSPTLPLTTCTPTTVPPTTLPSKLPLPQISPTLPHTKHTPFHMPSYHMSSHHTPFNKLLLPHSLAPHALPPHTLPPHTLHHTPSPTSPSTIRSPTTHPPTTLTSQHYSLTPHALPPPTTVPPGTHPSCTPSPHMPPHHMSSHHTPFNKLLLPHSIAPHTLLPHPPATLPHTTHTPTTSTPTTHTPITLSSPHSFSQTPLQDTTSNHTKSTTHTPTTSPPTTNLQHTPTHLTPSHGTQFIAFFLPHILPSHALSPHTLPPHTLHHKTSPTLPHTIRTPATVPSTTQPSPNSFYHTPPHTNLHDIRSQPSQHTPFTSLLLPHSLASHVVQPHALQPLSLAPHALHHSTLLLPHSCPHKYSPHSLAPHAHSPHSLHHTPSPTHHRTTCPLTTHPQTTHTQTSRTPITLTSPHSFSHTPSQHTKSHHTTLPSVHSFSHTSIHQTPSPTHPCTIRPPTTSTPXPHSMHHTTSATIPHTTRTRTTRPPTTPSQQIPFTTYLSHTPSHKTHYHHMPNHHTSSHHTPFTKLLLPHSLHHTLPHTPHTRTTCTTITLPSPHSFSHTPSQHTHLTTLNPTTHTCTIRPPTTSPPTTLTAPTTSPTIPHSTRTRTTRPPTTTSAHHTPSPNAFSHIPTHHTPKHHTPSHHIPFITLLLPHLIAPQSLPPHVLTQHSIHQTPSPAHPCTTHPPTTSTPTTPHTTRTRTTRPPTTHNTTPPTIPHTTRTRTTRPPTTVLPTTLPSSHAFSHTSSPTHTLPHTIRTHPTVESTTHPSPHSYHTPPHSLTPHALPTQSLPPQTLHRIPSHTLLPKLTYTTLPRTTHTPTTVHPSTNASPHSF encoded by the exons ATGC TCCCTTCAACCACATGCCCTTTACCACACTCCTTCTACCACACTCCACCCCACACTAACTtacaccacactccttctcacaCACGACCtcacaccacaccccctcccaccacaaGCCTTCACAGCAAACTCAATTCACCACAcacttctcccacactcactcgCTCTAAACACACTCCCTCCACACGCCCTCTCACCACTCTCCCATCACTATACTccttttaccacactcactcacaccacacgcccacccaccaaatgcctcccaccacactcccttcacttcaCTCCTTCAACCACACTCCCTGGCATCACACGTT taccacacgccctcccaccacatgcccttcaCCAAAATCCTTCACACTACCTCACACCACACTCCCTTCCAAGACGCTccctcacacaccacacactcgcacacacacactcccatttcactcccttcaccacacaacttctcccacactccctcacaccatacacactccctccacagtcccttccaccacacaaccttcaCCAAACTCCTTCTACCACACTCCGCCCCACACTAAATTACACGACATTC CttcacccaccctccctctcaccacatgcactcccaccacagtccctcccaccacgcACCCTTCAT CttcacccaccctccctctcaccacatgcactcccaccacagtccctccaaCCAC CCTTCCCAGCAAACTCCCTTTGCCACAaatttctcccacactccctcacactaaACACACCCCCTTTCACATGCCCTCCTaccacatgtcctcccaccacactccattcaacaAACTTCTTCTGCCACATTCCCTGGcaccacacgccctaccaccacacaccctcccaccacatacccttcatcacactccttctcccacatctCCTAGCACCATACgctctcccaccacacaccctcccaccacactcacatcACAACactactccctcacaccacatgcactcccacctcccaccacagtccctcccggCACGCACCCTTCATGCACTCCTTCCCCC CACATGCCGCcccaccacatgtcctcccaccacactccattcaacaaactccttctcccacattccatcgCTCCACACACCCTACTGCCACACCCTCCcgccacactccctcacaccacacacactcccaccacaagcactcccaccacacacactccaatcacactctcttcaccacactccttctcccaaactCCCTTGCAGGACACGACCTCCAACCACACTAAATCCACCACTCATACTCCCACCACTAGCCCTCCAACC ACTAACTTACAACACACTCCTACGCACCTCACACCATCCCACGGCACACAATTCATCGCATTCTTTCTCCCACACATCCTGCCATCACATGCCctctcaccacacaccctcccaccgcacacacttcaccacaaaacttctcccacactccctcacaccatacGCACTCCCGCCACAGTcccttccaccacacaaccttcaCCAAACTCCTTCTACCACACTCCGCCACACACTAACTTACACGACATTCGTTCACA GCCCTCCCAACACACGCCATTCACTTCACtccttctccctcactccctggcATCACATGTTGTACAACCACATGCCCTCCAACCACtctccctcgcaccacatgcaCTCCACCACTccacactacttctcccacactcctgccCACACAAATATTCACCACACTCCCTTGCACCACATgcccactcaccacactcccttcaccacactccttctcccacacaccatcgcaccacatgccctctcaccacacacccacaaaccACACACACTCAAACCTCACGCACTCCcatcacactcacttcaccacactccttctcccacactccctcgcaacaCACAAAAtcccaccacac CACACTCCCTTCagtacactccttctcccacacctccattcaccaaactccttctcccacacatcCTTGCACCATCCGCCCTCCCACCACaagcactcc accacactcaatgCACCACACTACTTCAGCCACCATCCCTCATACCACacgcactcgcaccacacgccctcccaccaca CCGTCCCAGCAAATTCCCTTCACTACATACTTgtcacacactccctcgcacaaAACACACTACCACCACATGCCCAACCACCACACGTCTTCCCACCACACACCATTCACgaaactccttctcccacattctctccaccacacactccctcacacaccacacactcgCACCACATGCACTACCattacactcccttcaccacactcattctcccacactccctcgcaacaCACGCATCTCACCACACTAAATCCTACCACACATACTTGCACCATCCGCCCTCCcaccacaagccctcccaccacactcactgcacca actacttctcccacCATCCCTCATTCCACacgcactcgcaccacacgccctcccaccaca ACATCCGCCCACCACACTCCATCACCAAAcgccttctcccacattcccacacaccacacgcctaaacaccacacaccctcccaccacattcccttcatcacactcctgcTCCCACACCTCATCGCACCacaatccctcccaccacacgtcctCACACAACACTCCATTCACCAAACTCCTTCTCCTGCACATCCttgcaccacacaccctcccaccacaagcactcccaccac CCCTCATACTACacgcactcgcaccacacgccctcccaccaca CACAACACTACTCCTCCCACCATCCCTCATACTACacgcactcgcaccacacgccctcccaccacagtccttcccacaacactcccttcatcacacgCCTTCTCCCACACATCCTCACCCACTCA CACACTTCCTCACACCATACGCACTCACCCCACAGTCGagtccaccacacacccttcaccacactcctaccACACTCCGCCCC actccctcacaccacacgcattgCCAACACAGTCCCTTCCACCACAGACCCTTCACCGCATTCCATCGCACACACTCCTGCCCAAACTAACAtacaccacactccctcgcaccacacacactcccacaacaGTTCATCCCTCCACAAATGCTTCACCGCATTCCTTCTAG